The Argiope bruennichi chromosome 5, qqArgBrue1.1, whole genome shotgun sequence genome segment aaaatgaatatcttatggttcaaaataaattattattttaatttgcccTTTTTAATTATGACCATAGAAGTAAGATATACCTAGATTTATGGTGAagtgtttaaattaaaaagatataggtagttacttttaagaataattattatatattaatcaaaactgtttcataaaatcatttttttctgaaactggatatttttttattcattcaaaagaaataatttcagagaTGAGGGACTTTTATAGATGTTAAAGATTCTTTACTCTGTTAAAATTTCATCGGCATAAAGGAGCAAGGAGGAGATGCGATCTCGGCCAAAACACGTACATTATTACGTTCACTGGGGCTGGGTTCGCTCTGCTGTGCGACTGCGTCTGGCACCTGCTTGCTCGAAATCGGATTCGCCCGTGATTCCGGACGCCAATCGATACGAGACCCGGATGAAGTTGAATGTAATGTTGTTGAAACCGGATCGAGCTCTTTTTGAAAGGGCTCAGTCTGGTTTCAAATGCTGTTGGCAAAGTTCCGTTTTTTATAAACTATGCACAGGagttatttttaatggatatgtgaaaaaatattctagaataacATCTGCTTTAACAATTTCAATCCTCTTTTTCTCTTCAATAACTTGTTTTTTGTTTCAACCATATGAAAAGTTAGATAAAAAATGTGTGCACCTATTACTGCAGATCGTGGTTTTACATGGTCTGATGATGAAACTGCCCTTCTATTGCAATTATGGGGTGCGAACGATGCACAGTCGGAATTgataggaaataaaagaaattttattgtatatgaaaaaatatcagaaactATGAATAATATGGGTTTTCTAAGAACGGCTTCTCAGTGTCGAGAAAAGATCAAGAGAATGAAACGAGAATATACATTAGTGAAACAGCAAATGAAACAAGCAAATGGGCCTAAAAAGAATATGAGATTTTTCGAACAATTCgaaaaaattttgcttgaaaagcaaagcagaaatgaaaacaattcctCCCTTAAATTTTCTTCAGGTGGTAGTGGATTAGAATCGGAAGCAGACGAAACAGAAGTTTCAAAAAAAGCTAATTGTGCTATTCGAAATGAacacaaattgaaaaaattagcGCCCAAAAATCCACAACTGAAAAGAGTGCATGAAATCGTTGAAAGAGGTGAGTTTAGTATTTTATGTAGAATCCAACTATATTCAAGCTTtcctgaaatttcattttaattgctttcatctttattaaaaggaaaaaaatctctatcgacatttataataatttctgtttcCAATGGTTGAAATCGCCAAGACTGACGTATTCGccaaattgattattttcttcattctttttctgGTGAATGCAACCTTTCTGTGTCGCCAAATCAAATCAGCTGTTTATTTAAGTTGGAAGTGTTTCgtgaaaagttattatttaaaactaaattttgctgtaattcatttttaaatttgatttccagtttgttattatagaaataagtataaattttcaaatgctaatttttatccactcaaattgtattaaatttcacatattttgagggtttgtaattttaaaaaaataattttaatattttttttatagaagataCTGGGAATCCATGGAC includes the following:
- the LOC129969125 gene encoding zinc finger and SCAN domain-containing protein 29-like isoform X3; this encodes MCAPITADRGFTWSDDETALLLQLWGANDAQSELIGNKRNFIVYEKISETMNNMGFLRTASQCREKIKRMKREYTLVKQQMKQANGPKKNMRFFEQFEKILLEKQSRNENNSSLKFSSGGSGLESEADETEVSKKANCAIRNEHKLKKLAPKNPQLKRVHEIVEREDTGNPWTPDVVLVEQDAPTALFENQSSASTSSMNENLTGRKKRKLSSQMTVFKYMMDSMTLKFMKYQTDFDKKILNKIEELENERSAMDERIQKMWMDFEEKRRVDEKEHELKIMTTFQDIINGMKVNEE